From the Mustelus asterias chromosome 22, sMusAst1.hap1.1, whole genome shotgun sequence genome, one window contains:
- the LOC144510251 gene encoding taste receptor type 1 member 3-like: MEPGLTMKLRLSRDIEQLQCETSVFGLHGDTVRQFQAAGDYILGGLFPLYSTDVNWNNETQPESRECGRFQLDGFHWLQAMKFAIEEINNSSTLLPGVTLGYTIRDTCLKTSVAMQSAISFLAPKDGDRFDLKCNYTDYSTRVLAVLGPSSSELSRVIARIFSFLLIPQISYAASSNLFSNRMNFPSFYRTVPKDEVQAAAMVSIVETFQWNWMAVIGTDDTYGRRGIEYFSKLTSKTEICIAFEELIPLNLPGSGLKRKMVSIIKNIVYSRVNVTAVFADESYAKALMMIILEQNVTGKVWIASEAWVTSKIVARSPNISSIGTILGVAIKSGHIPGFKCYVSAALSQKCGSDEKLLEEEECKKQSNNEAAAIAGGHLPRISFNVYSAVYAIAHALHRLLHCDLETCTRSTIYPWQLLKEIPQVNFTLHSRAIFFDKFGNPPTGYDIINWQWKSGNPVPEFRLIGEYRTQYKELLINTSLIKWSNFRNKVPGSNCSTSCGSGQIKVMKGYHSCCYECVDCPVGTFQSDDNKCLPCLKNEWSLMKSVECQKKTIEFLQWTDTLAILLASLTAVGLLVIVAITGIFIINLKTPMVQLAGGATCLVMLASMAISCCSFYCFMEKPNWLLCTIRQPIFSISLTGCLSAMLVKSFQVNGLFRVISCIPQWWPEFMRHIGSYLMVCSFLLIQIGVCAIWQSTSPPSVFANYNISVMAIVMECDEGSMTGFGLLLAYNGLLALACFLLTFMAQSSAKTYNLARHITFAMLIYLMAWIFFIPAYTTAKGKFVSSIQLFAGLVSVYGIITAYFLPKCYIILFKPEFNSRSYCQSPMDNSPPTAESQ; this comes from the exons ATTCCAGCTTGATGGTTTCCACTGGCTGCAAGCGATGAAGTTTGCCATTGAGGAGATCAATAACTCGAGTACTCTCTTACCAGGCGTGACTCTGGGATACACCATCCGGGACACCTGTCTCAAGACCTCGGTCGCAATGCAGTCAGCTATTTCTTTCTTAGCCCCAAAGGACGGAGACAGGTTTGATTTGAAGTGTAATTACACGGACTATAGCACTCGAGTGCTAGCCGTCCTCGGACCCTCGAGTTCAGAGCTCTCCAGGGTGATTGCTCGAATCTTCAGTTTCCTCCTCATTCCACAG ATTAGTTATGCTGCTTCAAGCAATTTATTCAGTAATAGGATGAATTTTCCATCATTTTACCGGACGGTTCCCAAGGATGAAGTCCAAGCAGCAGCCATGGTCTCGATTGTGGAGACCTTTCAATGGAACTGGATGGCAGTGATCGGGACAGATGACACGTACGGCCGAAGGGGAATCGAATACTTTTCAAAACTCACCTCCAAAACTGAGATTTGCATTGCCTTTGAGGAACTCATTCCCTTGAATCTACCAGGCTCTGGACTTAAGAGGAAAATGGTATCAATTATCAAGAACATCGTCTATTCACGGGTAAATGTCACGGCTGTGTTCGCTGATGAAAGTTATGCCAAGGCATTGATGATGATAATCCTGGAACAGAATGTGACAGGCAAAGTGTGGATTGCCAGTGAGGCCTGGGTCACTTCTAAAATAGTTGCCAGATCCCCAAACATCTCAAGTATCGGGACCATTCTAGGAGTGGCCATTAAAAGTGGTCATATCCCTGGATTTAAGTGCTACGTATCCGCTGCACTGTCTCAAAAATGTGGGAGTGATGAGAAACTTCTGGAAGAggaagagtgcaagaaacaatctaACAATGAAGCTGCTGCGATTGCTGGTGGACACCTACCGCGCATATCATTTAATGTCTACTCTGCAGTCTACGCTATTGCCCATGCACTCCATCGTCTGCTCCACTGTGATTTAGAAACTTGCACAAGGAGCACCATTTACCCATGGCAG CTCCTCAAAGAAATTCCACAAGTTAACTTCACTCTCCACAGCAGAGCCATTTTCTTTGACAAATTTGGAAACCCACCCACAGGATATGATATTATTAACTGGCAATGGAAAAGTGGGAATCCAGTTCCTGAGTTCAGACTGATCGGAGAATACAGAACACAGTACAAGGAGCTTCTGATTAATACATCCCTGATCAAGTGGAGCAACTTTCGGAACAAG GTTCCTGGCTCCAACTGCTCAACTTCATGTGGATCTGGGCAGATAAAGGTGATGAAAGGATATCATTCCTGCTGCTACGAGTGTGTAGATTGTCCAGTAGGAACATTCCAGAGTGATG ACAACAAATGTCTTCCCTGCCTGAAGAATGAATGGTCATTAATGAAGAGTGTTGAATGCCAGAAAAAAACAATCGAGTTCCTGCAATGGACGGACACATTGGCTATCCTGTTGGCCTCACTAACTGCTGTAGGTCTCCTCGTCATAGTGGCAATAACTGGAATTTTCATCATTAATCTGAAGACCCCCATGGTCCAGCTGGCAGGAGGGGCAACCTGTCTGGTGATGTTGGCCTCCATGGCCATCTCTTGCTGCAGCTTTTATTGCTTCATGGAGAAGCCAAACTGGTTGCTTTGTACCATCAGGCAGCCCATTTTCTCAATCAGTCTGACAGGCTGTCTATCAGCCATGCTGGTAaagtccttccaagtgaatggcCTGTTCAGAGTGATCAGCTGCATCCCACAATGGTGGCCGGAGTTTATGAGGCATATTGGCAGCTATCTCATGGTCTGTTCATTCTTACTCATTCAGATCGGTGTGTGCGCAATCTGGcagtccacctccccaccctctgtctttgcaaATTACAACATTTCTGTCATGGCAATAGTGATGGAGTGTGACGAGGGCTCTATGACTGGCTTTGGGCTACTGCTGGCCTACAATGGCTTGCTTGCTCTTGCATGCTTCCTGTTAACATTCATGGCTCAAAGCTCAGCTAAAACTTACAACCTGGCCCGACACATCACCTTTGCAATGCTCATTTATCTCATGGCCTGGATCTTCTTCATCCCAGCCTACACTACTGCCAAGGGCAAGTTTGTCTCCTCTATACAACTATTTGCAGGTCTTGTGAGTGTTTATGGCATCATTACTGCCTACTTCCTACCCAAATGCTACATTATCCTCTTTAAACCAGAGTTCAACAGCCGATCTTACTGTCAAAGCCCAATGGACAATTCTCCACCCACCGCTGAATCCCAGTGA